The genomic window ATTCGGATGTGCATGTCGGACGCGCCGGACAGACCGAACACCTCCAGCACCTCAGGGATGGTCCGTAGGTGGTCGGTGACCGAGGCCAAGGTGTGTTGATCCACTCGTGTGGTCACGAACGCTTGTAGCGCATATCCGAGGCTTCGCGGACGCACCCGGTGGTCGATGGGTGTGAGCGCATCCCTGTCCTCCCACCGTGCAAGCCGAGCCTGAACTGTATTGCGGGACAAGCCGAGGCCGTTCGCAAGCTCGACGCCGGTCGCGCGTGGTTTCTCACACAGGGCGAGCAGGAGTCGGGCGTCGGTTCGGTCGAAATCGGTCATTCGTCCACGGTAGTGCGCATCGGTCTGCCCGGCATCAGATCTGCGACGCGGAGGCCGCGCTCGACCGCGTCGACGGGCACGGAATCGCCGCGAACGAGCGCTGCGCCGACGCGCGCAAGGGCAGCGCACGTCTGAATCCCGTACCCGCCCTGGCCCGCGCACCAGAAGAAGCCGTCGACAGTGTCGTCGAAACCCACCACGGGTGTGCGATCGGCGACGAAACTTCGCAGGCCGGCCCACGACGACCTGACATGCCGTGCGGTCAGTGTCGTGGTCTCTCCGATGGCGTCCAGTGCACGGGCGATCTCGAGTTCGTCCGGACGCGCGTCGTACGGTTCTGTGGGCGTCTCGTCCGCAGGCGAGCATAGAATTTGCGCGCCTTCGGGCTTGAGGTAGAAGCTTTCGTCAATGTCACTGAGGGTAGGGAGAGCGTCGGCGTCGATCCCGTCGGGCGCGCTGATCATGAAGATGGTGCGACGCAGAGGTTGCAATCCGACTCGTGATGCTCCAGCCCGTTCGCCGACGGAATCCGCCCATGCGCCCGCGGCATTCACGACAATCGATGCCCGACGGACGGTGCCGTCAGCGGACGCGACGACCCACATCCCGTCTTTCCGCTGCAGGCCGACGACGCCGCTGGATGTGGCCACGGCTCCGCCGCGGCTGCGGAGGCCGCGAACGAAACCCTGATGGAGGGCGTGCACGTCGACCTCCATCGAGCCTGGCTCAAACAGTGCGAGATCGATACGTTCGGGTCGCAGCAATGGACAGAGCGTTGCCGCATCGACCGGGGAGATCAACTCGGCATCGGGCGTCAGCGTGCGGACACGGGAGTACATCGCCTCCAGCGTGTCACCGCGTCCACGTGCAGCGAATTGAAGCAAGGATCGCGGCGAGAGAAGCTCACTGTCCCAGTGCCCGGGAGGGTCGCTCAGGAACTGCCTGCTCGCCGTCGTGAGGGCGCGAATCGTGTCGTTGCCGTAGGTCTCGAGGAACAGAGCAGCCGATCTGCCCGTCGTGTGGAACGCCAGCGTCGCCTCGGACTCGACAAGGCAAACCGAGCGGTCTGCGGCAAGCTCGTATGCGATGGACACTCCGGCGATACCGCCCCCGATGACGATCACGTCGAACCCTGGCTGCTGATCGTCCATGCGCTGTGACTGTACTGGCCCATCCGGGCGGACTCGGGCACGCCGGCGGCATTCGAGGACGATGCTTTGTCGAATTCGACATACCGAAACGGACACGTACCCTGTCCACCATGCGCACTGGCCAAACGGCGCCGGACTTCCGGCTACCGGATCACGAGGGAAACATCAGGTCCCTCAGTGAACTGCTGGCAGCCGGGCCTGTCGTGCTGTTCTTCTATCCCGCAGCGTCGAGCCCGATCTGTACCGCCGAGGCCTGCCACTTCAGGGACCTCGGCCGCTCGTTCGATGCGCTCGGAGCCCAGCGAGTGGGTATCAGTACCGACACCTCGGACAAGCAGTCACATTTCGCACTGCAGAGATCGTTCGACTACCCGTTGTTGGCGGACTCCGACGCCTCGGTTGCAGGAGAGTTCGGAGTGCGACGCGGGGGCTGGTTTGCCAGGCGTAGACGCCGGAAAGAGATCGAGAGTCGAAAGTCACATGCCGCGCAGCGAGGAATGATCCGTCAGCTGCTGTCGGTCAAGAGGACGACCTTCGTGATCGACCGAAACAGGGTGATCAGGTTGGTGGTGACAAGCGAGCGTGCACACGTACACGCAGACAAGGCGCTGGACTATTTACGCTACCTGTCCTGAGGTGTTCTCCCCGCTGAAGAGCGTCGTGTAGACGGCTGGCTTCGTGTTCTCGGAGGGGGCGTCGACGGCGGCGTTGTCGATGTGGCTGAACAATGCCTCGGTCTGCTTCGATGGTTCCATCCCACGAGCATGCTCTCGATCGTGTGGAAATGCCACTCGGACTCGCTGATTGTCGCCCAGGAAAATACCGACGTTCGACTTGTCCGAACAGCCACGAGACCGAATGGAAGACTCATCACGTGCCCGACCTCGAATCAGTCCTTGCCGGACTGCGCCGCCGCCCCGATGCGGAGGCAACCAATCTCTTTGCCGTCGACGCGGCAGACCGCCTGATACTCGACGCGGTGAACGAGGGCGTTCCCGACGTCCGCGCTCGGACCATTGCAGTGATCGGCGATCGTTACGGCGCCTTGACCCTCGGGCTCGCCGCGCGGCACGGTGTCACCGACATCCGGGTGCACCAGGATTCGTACACCGGCGAAATCGCGTTGTCGCACAACGCAGCCGACGCCGGGCTCGATGGTGTGCACCGTCAGCACGGGCTGGACGAAGCGCTGCTGCGCGAGGTGAACCTGGTGGTGATGCAATTGCCGAGGAGCCTTGCCGAACTCACCGAGATCGCCGAGGCCATAGCCTCCTTCGCCGCTGCCGACGTGCAGGTCTTTGCCGGAGGACGAGACAAACACATGACCCCGGCTATGAACTCGGTACTGGGAGCATCGTTCGGCTCTGTGGTCGCAGGGAGAGGACGTCAGAAGGCGCGCGTCCTGACAGCGACGCACCCGATACGCCCGTCTGCGAGGACCTTTCCGATGACTGCGGACCTCGCTGACGTCGATCTCACCGTCGTGGCACACGGTGCGGTCTTCGCAGGCACCAAATTGGACATCGGTACGCGGTTCCTCGCGGGATTCGAACCGCGGATGATGCCGGATGCGCGCCAGATCGTCGACCTCGGATGCGGGACGGGAATTCTGGCCTGCTTACTGGCGCGGGCCCGCGGCGACGCACGGGTACATGCAACCGACCGTTCCGCGGCAGCCATCGACTCGGCGCGGGCGACCGCCGAAGCGAATGGACTCGACATCGATGTAGTGCGCGACGACGCGATGTCGACGTTCCCGGCAGCGTCGGTGGATCTGATCGTGTGCAACCCGCCGTTCCACGAGGGGGCGTCGCTGCACACGGGAAGCGCCGAGAAGTTGTTCGAGGCGGCGGGCAGAGTGCTTCGGTCGGGCGGCGAAATGTGGACGGTGTACAACACGCACCTGGGTTATCGAGGGGCGTTGGGAAAGGCCGTCGGACCGACCGCGGTGGCGGGAAAGAACGCGAAATTCACCGTCACCCGGTCGGTCGTGTAGGCGTCGGTCGCTACTCGACCGGTCCGCCGTCCTCCGGCGTGCCGTCGATCTGGCCTCGATTGCGCCCACGATCTTCGACGAGAGTCCCCTCGATGATCTCGGCTTGACGCTGACCGTCGGCATAGTCGATGTCAGGTGCCTCGTCGGATTCGAGAATCTCGTGGTCGACGACTTCTTCGGTCAACTCGTCGTCCGGAATCTCGTTGACCGAGCGGTCGTCGTCTTCGAGCGGGGTGTCCGGTTCTTCCTCGCTCAGCTTCTCGTCCAGGCTCTCGCCTTCGCGCGCTTCGGCAGCGGTGGTACCGAACTTGTCCGATTCGCTGTAGTGATCGGGTGCGTCCACCACGGTGTCGCCGTCGTCGTTGCGAATCTCGTCCGAATCGACGCTTTCGCTCTGGTCCAATGTGTCGCCTGGTCCGTCTTCGATGCTCATCACTCCATAGTCCATGCCCACAAGAAGGCGCCGAGAAACAGGGGTAGGAAT from Rhodococcus sp. P1Y includes these protein-coding regions:
- a CDS encoding NAD(P)/FAD-dependent oxidoreductase, which translates into the protein MDDQQPGFDVIVIGGGIAGVSIAYELAADRSVCLVESEATLAFHTTGRSAALFLETYGNDTIRALTTASRQFLSDPPGHWDSELLSPRSLLQFAARGRGDTLEAMYSRVRTLTPDAELISPVDAATLCPLLRPERIDLALFEPGSMEVDVHALHQGFVRGLRSRGGAVATSSGVVGLQRKDGMWVVASADGTVRRASIVVNAAGAWADSVGERAGASRVGLQPLRRTIFMISAPDGIDADALPTLSDIDESFYLKPEGAQILCSPADETPTEPYDARPDELEIARALDAIGETTTLTARHVRSSWAGLRSFVADRTPVVGFDDTVDGFFWCAGQGGYGIQTCAALARVGAALVRGDSVPVDAVERGLRVADLMPGRPMRTTVDE
- a CDS encoding peroxiredoxin, which produces MRTGQTAPDFRLPDHEGNIRSLSELLAAGPVVLFFYPAASSPICTAEACHFRDLGRSFDALGAQRVGISTDTSDKQSHFALQRSFDYPLLADSDASVAGEFGVRRGGWFARRRRRKEIESRKSHAAQRGMIRQLLSVKRTTFVIDRNRVIRLVVTSERAHVHADKALDYLRYLS
- a CDS encoding class I SAM-dependent methyltransferase codes for the protein MPDLESVLAGLRRRPDAEATNLFAVDAADRLILDAVNEGVPDVRARTIAVIGDRYGALTLGLAARHGVTDIRVHQDSYTGEIALSHNAADAGLDGVHRQHGLDEALLREVNLVVMQLPRSLAELTEIAEAIASFAAADVQVFAGGRDKHMTPAMNSVLGASFGSVVAGRGRQKARVLTATHPIRPSARTFPMTADLADVDLTVVAHGAVFAGTKLDIGTRFLAGFEPRMMPDARQIVDLGCGTGILACLLARARGDARVHATDRSAAAIDSARATAEANGLDIDVVRDDAMSTFPAASVDLIVCNPPFHEGASLHTGSAEKLFEAAGRVLRSGGEMWTVYNTHLGYRGALGKAVGPTAVAGKNAKFTVTRSVV
- a CDS encoding Lrp/AsnC family transcriptional regulator, producing MTDFDRTDARLLLALCEKPRATGVELANGLGLSRNTVQARLARWEDRDALTPIDHRVRPRSLGYALQAFVTTRVDQHTLASVTDHLRTIPEVLEVFGLSGASDMHIRIAALDADDLYRVAGLILKIPGVERTNMAIAMSELIPYRTTPLLERAAATGDRQ